AACGCAAGCGGATTTTATTGTGGATATTCGTTGGATGGCAACTACTGATCCTGCTGAGGTGGGCATTATTCTTGAACAAAGTATTCAACCCGGCTCAAGAGTCATACCGAGTGAAACATCCATCACTTTAACGGTAGGTAATCAGGTAGATTCTGTCACCATGCAAGATTTTTATAATCTTTCCTTAGATATGGTTTATTCGTTTGCTGATGCTTTTGGAGTCTACGTTGATGTAACTTATGAATACAGTGATTTTATTCCTAGTGATCAAGTCATTAGCCAATCACCAGTGAATGCTACCCCTTTAAGTCCTGGTGACACAATTAGCGTGGTTGTCTCTCAAGGACCTGAAGAAGAGGAAATTATTCCAACGACTGAAATAATTGATATCGAATATGTCCCTGTTTATGCTGATAATGATACGGAAATGGCCAACCCATTGCCTAATCAAATTGTGGTATATATCGGGGATAGCACCAACAATATTAATGATGTCTATCGTGAACTGGAAATCACTGAATCCCAAAGAATTCAATTACGCTTCTTCATTCCATCCAATGGGACGGGCAATTACCGTATTTTACGTAATGGTGAAGTATACGCCGAAAGTGATGCCGTATATCCTCAATAACCTTTTAATAAATATCACTGCAAAAACCCAAACTTTTAGAGATAAAGGTTTGGGTTTTTGGTTTAATTACTTTAAATAATTCGAGTAAATGAAGGTGTTGATAAGTAAAATTCATGTTATGATAGTATAGAAGTTTGAAAAGAAGCCAATTTACTTAGAAAGGATTTGTTTTTAATGGAAAACAATTCAATCAAACAACAAACAGGATTAATATATCAATCGATTAGTGGCTTCTACTATGTATGGTCACAAGGGGAATCATACACAACGAAGCCCAGGGGGAATTTCCGCCATCAGAAAACCAAACCATTAGTTGGGGATTATGTTGTTTTTGAAATCGATGAGCTGAACAAAGATTCAGAAAGTCGAATCATTGAAATACAACCCCGTAAAAATCAACTGGTCAGACCAAGCATTGCCAATGTTGATTATGCCTTTATTGTCATGTCATTGGTTGAACCTGATTTTTCTTATAATCTATTAGATTATTTTCTAGTTTCGATTGAACATCAACGCATTCAATCCATCATTATTCTTTCAAAATATGATTTAATTCTTGCTGAAAAAGGGCTTGATGAAGCAAATAACTTAATTGAAGCGATTCGATCTATCTACCAACCTATAGGCTATGAAGTTATCGTTTTAGATAATACACAAGCAAAAATTCAATCAATTATCGATGGAATTAAAGAAGGTGTTTGTGTCGTGATGGGGCAGTCAGGGGTTGGTAAATCAACGATGTTAAACCACTTACTCCCTGAAGCTCAGATTGAAACGGCTGAAATAAGTGATTCGCTGAATCGCGGGCGGCACACCACTAGGGAAGTCACTTTATATCCTTTAGGCAAAGGTTTTGTAGCGGATACCCCAGGTTTTAGTGCGATTGATTTCGATGATATTGAAAAAGAAGAACTAGCTGATTGTTTTCCTGAAATGCGAGCGGTTAGTCATTTGTGTAAATTCAGGTCGTGTCAACACTTAAACGAACCCAATTGTGCTGTTAAAGCGGGTGTAGCTGATGGCAGTATTAGTCAAAGTAGATATCAAAATTATGAACAAATTTATGCTAAAATAGAACAAAGAAAACCAATTTATAATCGTAAAAATAGTTGAAACAAATAAGTTATTGTAAAAGGAGAATGGATCTATGAAAGTAGCACCCTCAATGTTAAGTGCTGATTTTTCAAAATTAAAAGAAGATATTCAAGAAATTGTTGATGCAGGTGCGGATTATTTACATATCGATTTAATGGATGGACAATTTGTCCCAAACTTATCTTTTGGGCCAATGGTATATCAAAGCATTCGACCTTCGTTTGATATCGTCTTTGATGTCCATATGATGATTGACCAACCTGAACGCTATATCGAAGAAGTAGCGAATGCCGGAGCTGATATTATTACCGTTCATGCTGAAGCAACCCATCATATACATCGTGTCTTACAACAAATCAAGTTTTTTGGTAAAAAAGCGGGTGTCGCTATAAATCCAGGTACCTCTGTTGCAATGATTGAACCCATACTTAATGAAGTGGATCTTGTTTTAGTTATGTCCGTCAACCCAGGTTTTGGTGGGCAAACTTTTATCCCATCATCCTTATCTAAAATTGAACAATTAGCTCAAATTAGAAAAGAAAATAATTATTCATATCTTATTGAGGTTGATGGTGGTGTGAATGAATTGACTGGTAAACAGTGTTTGGAAAGTGGCGCTGATATTTTAGTGGCTGGCTCATTTATCTTTAATCATCCGAATCGAAGAGAAGCCATCCAATTATTGCGCAATTAGCTTAAATTAATATGTTGAAGAAAGGCGTAGGTTTTTAGTGCAAGATGAAGTGATATTTATTTGTGGAGGTGCTGGGGAACCGGCTTTAGATCAGATTGAGACGATTAAAAAGAATTATCCGTCGCATTACTATATTGGGGCTGATCGCGGTGCTTTGCGATTGGTCAAAGCGGGTTTTTTCATCGACGAAGCGGTGGGCGATTTTGATTCGGTTACGGAGCCTGAGCTACAATTGATTCAGCAAAATACCCACACCTTTGAGCGATTTAAGGCTGAAAAAGATGATACGGATATGGAAATTGCCTTAGAATATGCCATGAAGCATAATGAAAATGCTGATATTTATATTTTTGGGGGTATTGGAGCGTTTGGTGGTCGAATGGATCATTTAATAGCTAATTTATGGTTAATTTATCAACCGAGGTTTGAACGTATAACCAATCAGTTATTTTTTATCGAAGCAAACCATCGGGTGAACTTTTTCAAACCGGGCAGTTATCGCTTAGCTTATGTACCTAATTTTAAGTATGTATCCATCATATCATTAACTAAGGTAGTCGCCTTAACGATTCAAGGGGCAAAATATGAATTGTCAGCGCGTGATTTTAATTATCCACGGGCTTTAATATCAAATGAATTTGTCGTGCAAAAAGATATTTGTGTAAGTTTTTCTGAAGGGATTTTAATGGTTGTCTATGCCAATGACTAGGTAAAAGAAAGGAATTCATCAATGAAAGATATTTTATTAGTGCTTACTAAAACCAAACCGCATCAATTAGAGCGGATTAAGCAATTAGCTGTTGATTATGATGTATTAACGGTTGACGAAATCGATGAAAATGACGGTGAAAGAGTAAAAATTATTTATGGTTGGAATCGTTCTGAAGACGTTTTAGCGTTCATAAAGACTTGTGTCAATGTCAGTTGGGTACAAGCGACTTCTGCTGGCGTGGATTACTTGCCTGAGAATATTAAAAATAATGCGGATGTATTTGTAACAAATGTTAGCGGTATCCATGCAATTCCTATATCAGAAACGGTGTTTGCCTATATTTTAGGTACTTACCGTAACTTGTTTTATAGTGCAAAGGTTCAAGCTAACAATGTATGGGATGTTCCAGACCCTAATTCCTTCCATTCTTTAACTGGAAAAACCATGCTGATTTTTGGTGCAGGGAATATTGGCGAAGAGATTGCGCGTATTGCCAAAGCTTTTCGTATGCATACGATGGGTGTCAATACTTCAGGTAAAGATCGTGCCTTTTTTGATCAAATGTATGCCTTAGATAAAAGTTTTTCAGCCATTGGCCAAGCTGATTTTGTGATTAATGCCTTGCCTGCTACGGAACTAACGAATGATTTATATGATAAACCCTTCTTTAATGCAATGAAGGATTCGGCTTTGTTTATTAATATTGGCCGTGGCCAAGCGGTTGTTGAAGAAGCTTTGATCCATGCCTTGGAAGAGGATTTGATTGCAGGGGCATATCTTGATGTCTTTAAAAAAGAACCTCTACCTAGCGATTCTCCTCTTTGGCAAACAAAAAATCTATTAATTACACCGCATTTTTCTGGCGTTGTTGAACATTTTCGTGATGAAATATTCCCGATTTTTGAAGAAAATCTAATTAATTTCATTGAAAAGAAAGAGCCAACAAAAAATATTGTTAGAAGTGAACGAGGATATTAACCATAAAAATAGGAATACTGTAACGAAGATATTGATCTAGCGCAAAATATTACCCCTTTCAGTGGAAAATAAAAAAACAAACGAATCATGAGTGAGATTTATCCATCCACGGATTCGTTTGTTTTTTATTTTAAAGGGCACAGCCTTTTATATAAAATTATACACGTTCAACTTTACCAGATTTCAAAGCGCGAGCTGATACCCAAACTTTTTTAGGTTTGCCATCAACCATGATGCGAACTTTTTGTAAGTTAGCTCCAAATGTACGTTTAGTAGCATTTAAAGCGTGTGAGCGGTTATTTCCAGAACGAGCTTTACGGCCGGTGTAATAACATTCTTTAGCCATTTGATTTCCTCCTTGTCTGTAGGTGCCAATTAGGCCCTTTTCATACCGTATTAAGATACCATATTTTTGAAAGTTGTGCAAATATATCTTGGTATTTTTGGAATGTTTTTCACCGGTTCGATGTCACAATCTATCTCAAAGAACTTCCTTTTCATAACATCCTCATCTTCCTAAACAAACTAATAAATGTCAATTCTTAAATTGCATTTATTTCGATTTTTATGTATACTGTTCAAGTTCATGTACAAATATCAAATTTTTTCATTAAATTTATTTTTTTGATGAAACTTTACGGTCAAAACACCTTAAACAGATGTACCATATTGGGATTTATGGTAAAATAACATATGATAGAATTTTAGGAGGATGCTAATATGGCGATAAAAATTCAAACTCCAAATGGACAAATTTCTTTGAGTAACGATGTCATTGCAACGGTTGTAGGTGCTGCTGTAACGGATAATTACGGTGTTGTAGGTATGGTGAGTAAAAATTTATTTCGTGATAACATTATTGAAATTTTAAGAAAAGAAAATTATTCTAAGGGTGTAGTTATTTCGCAAGATGGCGATGATATTGCAGTCGACGTCTATATTTTCGTAATTTATGGAACAAAAATTTCAGTGATCTGTCAAAATATTCAACAAGCTGTGAAATATAATGTGGAACAGTTATTAGGGTTTGAGCTTAGCTATGTAAATGTACATGTTCAAGGAGTTAAAGTTGATTAGGCAATCGACTGTTTATGAGGAGGATTAAGGGTGGAACTAAAGAATTTAACAGCAGTCGATTTTCGAGCCATGATGATTGCTGGATCAAAGCGACTATCAGAAAACGTTGAACTTATTAATTCATTAAATGTTTTCCCGGTGCCTGATGGCGATACGGGAACAAATATGAATATGACTTTTTTATCTGGTATTGAACGATTAAAGCAAGAGTCAACTAATCATGTCGGACAAGCATCAGAAGCCTTAGCAAAAGGATTATTAATGGGCGCTAGAGGTAATTCAGGCGTTATTTTGTCACAAATATTCCGTGGTTTTTCGCAATCATGTAAGGACAAAGAATCATTAAATGCACAAGATTTTGTTGATGCCTTTGTTGGTGGTGTAGAAGCAGCCTATAAAGCGATTATGAAACCAGTAGAGGGCACTATCTTAACGGTTGCGCGTGAAGCGGCTGTTCGTGGTGAAAAAAAATTAGAGCGTACGGATAATATTATTGAAATTATGGAATCTATTGTACGTGGTGCTAGTAAAGCGTTAGATCAAACACCAGAACTTCTCCCTGTTTTGAAACAAGTGGGTGTGGTTGATAGTGGCGGTAAAGGCTTGCTGTGCATTTATGAAGGCATGCTAGCTTCGCTTAAAGGTGAAGATACGGTTGAAGAGAATGATGATAAAGGAGAAAAAGACATTCAAATTAAACACAGTCACTCCATGTTTGATGATATTGTTGAAAATCCACTCTCTATGGATGATATTACCTATGGTTACTGTACCGAGATTATGGTAAGAATTGGCGAAGGTCCTACCGTTCAAAAAGACTTTGATTATGATTCCTTCCGTGAACTGCTTAATACTAAAGGTGATTCCTTGTTAGTTGTCAATGATGAAGAACTAGTTAAAGTGCATATTCATACTGAAAATCCAGGAGAAATTATGCAGCTAGGCCAGGAATTTGGCGAATTGATTAAAATAAAAGTTGACAACATGCGTGAACAAGTACGCGCTCTTGAAGCGGATGAACAAGCACTACAAAATCAACAAAATAATGCCTCTCAAGAAGCAAGCAGTATTCCACAAGTAAAACAACCTTATGCCATTATTGCTGTTGCTGCAGGTGAAGGGGTTGCTGATTTATTCCGTTCAATTGGCATAACAGAAGTTTTAGAAGGTGGACAAACAATGAACCCTTCAACAGAAGACTTTGTCAAAGCCATTGAAAAAGTGAATGCAGAAAAAATTATTTTGTTACCAAATAATAAAAATATTATTATGGCAGCGGAACAAACGATTCAATTATCTGATACACCGATTGCGGTTGTCCCAACAAAAACTATCCCTGAAGGGATTGCCGCTATGATGGCTTTTAATGCGGATCTTTCGTTAGAAGAAAATAAAGAAGCCATGACTGCCAATCTAGATTCGGTTGTTAGTGGTCAAATTACCTATGCTATCCGTGATACCGAAATTAATCAGCTTCATATTAAAAAAGATGAATTTATGGGGATTGTAGCGGGTGATATTATTCTTTCTAATCCAGTTCTCGAGGATGCATTAGTGGCAACCCTTGAAGAAATGATGGAGGATGATAGTGAGATTATTACGATTATCGTAGGTGAAGATGGTGATATGGAATCCGCGGAAAAGGTT
This window of the Fundicoccus culcitae genome carries:
- a CDS encoding NAD(P)-dependent oxidoreductase; amino-acid sequence: MKDILLVLTKTKPHQLERIKQLAVDYDVLTVDEIDENDGERVKIIYGWNRSEDVLAFIKTCVNVSWVQATSAGVDYLPENIKNNADVFVTNVSGIHAIPISETVFAYILGTYRNLFYSAKVQANNVWDVPDPNSFHSLTGKTMLIFGAGNIGEEIARIAKAFRMHTMGVNTSGKDRAFFDQMYALDKSFSAIGQADFVINALPATELTNDLYDKPFFNAMKDSALFINIGRGQAVVEEALIHALEEDLIAGAYLDVFKKEPLPSDSPLWQTKNLLITPHFSGVVEHFRDEIFPIFEENLINFIEKKEPTKNIVRSERGY
- a CDS encoding thiamine diphosphokinase, with product MQDEVIFICGGAGEPALDQIETIKKNYPSHYYIGADRGALRLVKAGFFIDEAVGDFDSVTEPELQLIQQNTHTFERFKAEKDDTDMEIALEYAMKHNENADIYIFGGIGAFGGRMDHLIANLWLIYQPRFERITNQLFFIEANHRVNFFKPGSYRLAYVPNFKYVSIISLTKVVALTIQGAKYELSARDFNYPRALISNEFVVQKDICVSFSEGILMVVYAND
- the rpmB gene encoding 50S ribosomal protein L28; this encodes MAKECYYTGRKARSGNNRSHALNATKRTFGANLQKVRIMVDGKPKKVWVSARALKSGKVERV
- a CDS encoding DAK2 domain-containing protein is translated as MELKNLTAVDFRAMMIAGSKRLSENVELINSLNVFPVPDGDTGTNMNMTFLSGIERLKQESTNHVGQASEALAKGLLMGARGNSGVILSQIFRGFSQSCKDKESLNAQDFVDAFVGGVEAAYKAIMKPVEGTILTVAREAAVRGEKKLERTDNIIEIMESIVRGASKALDQTPELLPVLKQVGVVDSGGKGLLCIYEGMLASLKGEDTVEENDDKGEKDIQIKHSHSMFDDIVENPLSMDDITYGYCTEIMVRIGEGPTVQKDFDYDSFRELLNTKGDSLLVVNDEELVKVHIHTENPGEIMQLGQEFGELIKIKVDNMREQVRALEADEQALQNQQNNASQEASSIPQVKQPYAIIAVAAGEGVADLFRSIGITEVLEGGQTMNPSTEDFVKAIEKVNAEKIILLPNNKNIIMAAEQTIQLSDTPIAVVPTKTIPEGIAAMMAFNADLSLEENKEAMTANLDSVVSGQITYAIRDTEINQLHIKKDEFMGIVAGDIILSNPVLEDALVATLEEMMEDDSEIITIIVGEDGDMESAEKVAEELMANNDDIEVEVIEGNQPVYHYILSAE
- the rsgA gene encoding ribosome small subunit-dependent GTPase A; its protein translation is MENNSIKQQTGLIYQSISGFYYVWSQGESYTTKPRGNFRHQKTKPLVGDYVVFEIDELNKDSESRIIEIQPRKNQLVRPSIANVDYAFIVMSLVEPDFSYNLLDYFLVSIEHQRIQSIIILSKYDLILAEKGLDEANNLIEAIRSIYQPIGYEVIVLDNTQAKIQSIIDGIKEGVCVVMGQSGVGKSTMLNHLLPEAQIETAEISDSLNRGRHTTREVTLYPLGKGFVADTPGFSAIDFDDIEKEELADCFPEMRAVSHLCKFRSCQHLNEPNCAVKAGVADGSISQSRYQNYEQIYAKIEQRKPIYNRKNS
- the rpe gene encoding ribulose-phosphate 3-epimerase; the protein is MKVAPSMLSADFSKLKEDIQEIVDAGADYLHIDLMDGQFVPNLSFGPMVYQSIRPSFDIVFDVHMMIDQPERYIEEVANAGADIITVHAEATHHIHRVLQQIKFFGKKAGVAINPGTSVAMIEPILNEVDLVLVMSVNPGFGGQTFIPSSLSKIEQLAQIRKENNYSYLIEVDGGVNELTGKQCLESGADILVAGSFIFNHPNRREAIQLLRN
- a CDS encoding Asp23/Gls24 family envelope stress response protein → MAIKIQTPNGQISLSNDVIATVVGAAVTDNYGVVGMVSKNLFRDNIIEILRKENYSKGVVISQDGDDIAVDVYIFVIYGTKISVICQNIQQAVKYNVEQLLGFELSYVNVHVQGVKVD